In Flavobacterium sp. N3904, one DNA window encodes the following:
- a CDS encoding S41 family peptidase — protein sequence MKTSFKITLLLFLALFIFQSCEDMDDVAPPPSLEVNDFIWKGLNLYYLWQADVPNLADKRFANQTDLNTFLKGYNKPEDLFDALRVDKTIDRFSWIVSDYLELEGMLQGTTKNDGVDFGLYRKSSSSDEIFGWVRYIIPNSDAATKDIKRGAIFYGVNGTKLTVGNYQTLLINAESYTLNLADFDNGQITPNGKSVSLTKTELAENPILVNTVIESGSHKIGYLMYNGFYPNYDTQLNDAFGTLKTQGVTDLVLDLRYNSGGSVQTATRLASMITGQFTDKVFSKQRWNDKINAYFESEDPEALKNLFTNKVGTDPLNSLNLTKIYILTTKSTASASELVINGLKPYIDVVQIGDITTGKNVGSITIYDSPTFGKENRNPNHRYAMQPLVLKIVNAVDFGDYYNGLTPTYALKENLANLGILGTTSDPLLSTAIGKIIGTAKMIKKSSGKSYPYFKDAKSVIGQDQMYVEKVPAGLLKSLE from the coding sequence ATGAAGACATCTTTCAAAATTACACTTTTATTATTCTTGGCCCTTTTTATATTTCAGAGTTGCGAAGATATGGACGATGTTGCTCCACCCCCTTCTCTAGAAGTCAATGATTTTATATGGAAAGGCTTAAACTTATATTATTTATGGCAAGCTGATGTTCCTAATTTGGCAGACAAGCGATTTGCCAATCAAACCGATTTAAATACTTTTTTGAAAGGATACAACAAACCTGAAGATTTATTTGATGCATTAAGAGTCGATAAAACTATAGATCGTTTTAGTTGGATTGTAAGTGATTATCTGGAACTGGAAGGGATGCTTCAAGGAACAACAAAAAATGACGGAGTAGATTTTGGTCTCTACCGCAAATCATCAAGCTCTGATGAAATATTTGGATGGGTACGATACATTATTCCAAACTCAGATGCTGCAACCAAGGATATTAAACGTGGCGCTATATTTTATGGTGTAAATGGAACAAAACTTACCGTTGGCAACTACCAAACGCTATTGATAAATGCCGAAAGTTATACTCTGAATTTAGCTGATTTTGATAATGGTCAAATTACACCAAACGGAAAATCGGTATCTTTAACAAAAACCGAACTTGCCGAAAATCCAATTTTGGTAAATACAGTAATTGAATCCGGAAGCCATAAAATTGGGTATTTAATGTACAATGGTTTTTACCCCAATTATGACACACAATTGAATGATGCCTTTGGGACTTTAAAAACGCAAGGAGTAACCGATTTAGTTTTAGATTTAAGATATAATTCTGGTGGTTCCGTTCAAACTGCTACCCGTTTGGCGAGTATGATTACGGGACAATTTACCGACAAAGTTTTTTCTAAACAACGATGGAACGATAAAATCAATGCTTATTTTGAATCTGAAGATCCCGAAGCATTAAAAAACTTATTTACTAATAAAGTTGGTACCGATCCATTGAACAGTTTGAATCTTACTAAAATTTATATCTTAACAACCAAAAGCACAGCCTCGGCAAGTGAATTGGTCATCAACGGATTAAAGCCTTATATTGATGTGGTTCAAATTGGGGATATCACTACCGGTAAAAATGTGGGTTCAATCACGATCTACGACTCTCCAACTTTTGGGAAAGAAAATAGAAATCCGAATCATCGTTATGCCATGCAACCTTTAGTTTTAAAAATTGTAAATGCAGTTGATTTTGGTGATTATTATAATGGTTTAACTCCTACTTATGCCTTAAAAGAAAACCTTGCCAATTTGGGTATTTTAGGCACTACATCTGATCCTTTATTGAGTACGGCAATTGGGAAAATTATCGGAACTGCCAAAATGATTAAAAAGAGTTCAGGAAAATCATACCCTTATTTTAAAGATGCAAAATCTGTAATTGGTCAAGATCAAATGTATGTCGAAAAAGTACCAGCCGGGCTTTTAAAATCTTTGGAATAA
- a CDS encoding RNA polymerase sigma factor, with protein MNQNEFVFLINPFKDKLFRLAKRLLVSTEEAEDATQEILVKLWSKNENLDSYNSIEAVAMTMTKNYCLDQLKSKRASNLKIVHNNFTDREPSLDKKVEDNDSLNWVEKIIEQLPDQQRLIIQLRDIEQCEFSEIAKIVEMNETAVRVALSRARKTIREYMFKTHSYGIQ; from the coding sequence ATGAACCAAAATGAATTTGTGTTTTTAATCAATCCATTCAAAGACAAGCTCTTTCGATTGGCCAAGCGATTGCTCGTAAGCACAGAGGAAGCAGAAGATGCCACTCAGGAAATTTTGGTAAAATTATGGAGTAAAAATGAAAACTTAGATTCGTATAATAGTATCGAAGCAGTGGCAATGACAATGACCAAAAATTATTGTCTGGACCAGTTAAAATCGAAAAGAGCCAGTAATCTAAAAATTGTGCACAATAATTTTACGGATAGAGAGCCAAGTTTAGACAAAAAAGTAGAGGACAACGATAGTTTAAATTGGGTAGAAAAAATTATAGAGCAACTGCCCGATCAACAACGATTGATTATTCAACTACGGGATATTGAGCAATGCGAATTTTCGGAAATCGCAAAAATAGTGGAGATGAATGAAACTGCCGTAAGAGTGGCACTTTCAAGAGCACGGAAAACAATTAGAGAATACATGTTTAAAACACACAGTTATGGAATACAATAA
- a CDS encoding DUF4252 domain-containing protein, producing MKKLIITLVAVLVSSPFFAQGAFDKFDGQDDVTSIVVNKKMFELMSKVKVDTSDKEAQQYMNLIKKLENLKVFTTQSTRVEGEMKVAADKYIKTAGLEELMRVNDKGRNIKIMVRSGAKDSQIKELLMFIEGGKDEDTVLMSLTGDFDLDEISVLTDKMRIPGGDDLKKATKGKK from the coding sequence ATGAAAAAGTTAATAATCACATTAGTAGCAGTATTAGTATCAAGTCCATTTTTTGCACAAGGAGCATTCGATAAATTTGACGGACAAGATGATGTAACATCAATTGTAGTCAACAAGAAAATGTTTGAATTGATGAGCAAAGTAAAAGTGGATACCTCCGATAAAGAGGCCCAGCAATACATGAACCTGATAAAGAAATTAGAAAATTTAAAAGTGTTTACTACTCAAAGTACAAGAGTAGAAGGCGAAATGAAAGTAGCTGCCGATAAATACATTAAGACCGCTGGGTTGGAAGAATTGATGCGTGTAAATGATAAAGGCCGAAACATCAAAATTATGGTGAGATCAGGAGCCAAAGATTCACAAATTAAAGAGTTGCTAATGTTTATCGAAGGCGGAAAAGACGAAGACACGGTCCTGATGTCATTAACAGGAGATTTTGATTTGGATGAAATCTCGGTCCTGACTGATAAAATGAGAATTCCTGGCGGGGATGATTTGAAGAAAGCAACTAAAGGTAAAAAGTAA
- a CDS encoding DUF4252 domain-containing protein, with translation MKLILFIITLLVSLFFGSCNSEPTLQKYFVQNTENKDFIALDISSNILNVDKTKLTVAQKEALHSFDKVNVLAFKLNDKNKAQFETERAKVNLILKDTMYQQLMKFGSGKEGASVSYVGTDDHINEFVFFANKKDAGFAVVRVLGKDMNPTNIMNMISVLKESKIDLEQLKPLQELIKK, from the coding sequence ATGAAACTTATACTATTTATAATCACACTGCTGGTCAGTTTGTTTTTTGGAAGCTGTAATTCGGAGCCTACTTTGCAAAAATACTTTGTGCAGAATACCGAAAACAAAGATTTTATTGCCTTGGATATTTCGTCAAACATCTTGAATGTTGATAAAACCAAATTGACAGTTGCGCAGAAAGAAGCCTTGCACTCTTTTGATAAAGTCAATGTTTTGGCTTTCAAATTGAATGATAAAAACAAAGCGCAATTTGAAACAGAACGTGCCAAGGTCAATTTGATTCTAAAAGATACGATGTACCAACAGTTGATGAAATTTGGTTCGGGCAAGGAAGGAGCTTCAGTCAGTTATGTTGGGACTGATGATCATATTAATGAATTTGTGTTTTTTGCCAATAAAAAAGATGCTGGTTTTGCTGTCGTCAGAGTTTTAGGAAAAGACATGAATCCAACGAATATTATGAATATGATTTCGGTTTTGAAAGAATCAAAAATTGATTTGGAACAACTAAAACCATTGCAGGAATTAATTAAGAAATAG
- a CDS encoding type I restriction enzyme HsdR N-terminal domain-containing protein: MLNIAIERIMQQKGLLKAMCRFILLDLIIIIKNSKMATNIPKQAINQLKKLLDNFKLTEAIELCSNEAQTRKFLIEPFFEMLNFVSNDLIPEYNADFGNRISQKIDYAIILNKKDTILIEAKKYNSRLTDKEAGQLNGYFGNTKNSKIAILTNGIEYRFYSDVIDPNVIDSKPFFIFNLNSYTESDIETLTKFDKRYILVKEIIQTAQESVFVEDFENALLKELLAPSKDLLKIIHRNMNFKTKFNDETQSKMISLINSSLLKSLYDKKVINESNSNSLGVVTTESEIQAYHMIRTLLIQNKKVPNERIFYKDFKSFFNISIDDSTKKVICKLMFSDSKMKLSIENNEYLLEHLDDVLKYKNELTNRALFLLQ; the protein is encoded by the coding sequence ATGTTAAATATTGCAATTGAAAGAATTATGCAACAAAAAGGTTTGCTAAAAGCAATGTGTAGATTTATTTTATTAGATTTGATTATAATAATTAAAAATTCTAAAATGGCAACAAATATTCCTAAACAGGCTATTAATCAATTGAAAAAATTGCTCGATAATTTTAAACTTACTGAAGCTATTGAATTATGTTCTAATGAAGCACAAACCCGTAAGTTTTTGATTGAGCCTTTTTTTGAGATGCTAAATTTTGTTTCAAATGATTTAATACCGGAATATAATGCGGATTTTGGAAATCGTATAAGTCAGAAAATAGATTATGCTATAATTTTAAATAAAAAGGATACTATTTTAATAGAAGCAAAAAAGTATAATAGTCGTTTAACTGATAAAGAAGCAGGTCAATTAAATGGGTATTTTGGTAATACAAAAAATTCAAAAATTGCAATATTAACAAATGGTATAGAATATAGGTTTTATTCAGACGTAATAGACCCAAATGTGATTGATAGTAAACCTTTTTTTATATTTAATTTAAACAGCTATACAGAGAGTGATATTGAAACATTAACTAAATTTGATAAGAGGTATATTTTGGTTAAGGAAATTATTCAAACTGCCCAAGAAAGTGTTTTTGTTGAAGACTTTGAGAATGCTTTGTTAAAAGAACTTCTTGCTCCGTCGAAGGACTTATTGAAAATTATTCATAGAAATATGAATTTCAAGACTAAGTTTAATGATGAAACGCAGAGTAAAATGATAAGTTTAATTAATTCCTCATTACTAAAATCACTATACGATAAAAAAGTTATTAATGAATCAAATTCTAATTCATTAGGGGTTGTTACGACAGAGTCTGAAATTCAAGCATATCATATGATAAGAACACTACTTATTCAAAATAAGAAAGTTCCAAATGAAAGAATTTTTTATAAAGATTTTAAAAGTTTTTTTAATATCAGTATTGATGATAGTACAAAAAAAGTAATCTGCAAATTAATGTTTAGCGATTCTAAAATGAAATTAAGTATTGAAAACAATGAATATTTATTAGAGCATTTAGATGATGTATTAAAATACAAGAATGAATTAACGAATAGAGCTTTGTTTTTACTTCAATAA
- a CDS encoding NTP transferase domain-containing protein, protein MENNTVFVLLAGGKSERMGVAKGLLEYQNTYWILEQLNRIANSTLTEVFIGLGYFSEEYLNTISWIKEAQLDFVLYKNLKVRVLINQNPEQGSFSTLQTVLHQIPKNKSVLISPIDVPILNSAELQNIIEEQNQIVLPNFEGKNGHPIKLGSEFWELLLSLDPTDESSRLDLEIKKINPSKITTIAITDSSIVKNLNTPKDWATYLTEIPQ, encoded by the coding sequence ATGGAAAATAATACCGTATTCGTATTGCTGGCTGGTGGAAAATCCGAAAGAATGGGTGTTGCAAAAGGATTGCTCGAATACCAAAACACCTATTGGATTTTGGAACAATTAAATCGCATTGCTAATTCAACCCTAACCGAAGTTTTTATTGGATTGGGTTATTTTTCCGAAGAATATTTGAATACAATTTCATGGATCAAAGAAGCACAATTGGATTTTGTTCTTTATAAAAATTTAAAAGTAAGAGTTCTAATAAACCAAAATCCGGAACAAGGCTCTTTCTCAACGCTTCAAACTGTTTTACACCAGATTCCCAAAAACAAATCGGTACTCATTAGTCCTATTGACGTTCCTATATTGAACTCTGCCGAACTACAAAACATTATCGAAGAACAAAACCAAATTGTACTTCCCAATTTTGAAGGCAAAAATGGTCATCCGATAAAGTTGGGTTCAGAATTTTGGGAGCTTTTACTTTCGTTAGATCCAACCGATGAAAGTAGCCGATTGGATTTGGAAATCAAAAAAATAAATCCTTCAAAAATAACAACAATCGCGATAACCGATTCCAGTATCGTAAAAAATCTAAATACTCCAAAAGATTGGGCAACGTATTTAACGGAAATTCCACAATAG
- the xdhC gene encoding xanthine dehydrogenase accessory protein XdhC, whose translation MNNWIELLHDFKSKKKPVALVTVTKILGSAPCKVASKMIVTLQKEIYGTIGGGKLEFQVIDEAVRAIQENKILESTYTLGPEFEQCCGGKVELIIEPMNQSPELYLFGAGHIGVAICNVLKDTPFAITLLDTRENWRETVQIDQTVTYSAVPFDLYKQTINWGPNCYIVILTHDHKLDFEITALALHQQTKYIGLIGSKTKKNKFNNLLINELNFSAGISPVHCPIGLDLGGNSPKEIAISIGSELLKVYYGK comes from the coding sequence ATGAACAATTGGATTGAACTATTACACGATTTTAAAAGCAAAAAGAAACCAGTTGCACTCGTTACAGTCACCAAAATTCTTGGTTCAGCTCCTTGCAAAGTTGCGTCAAAAATGATTGTTACCCTTCAAAAAGAGATATATGGAACCATTGGTGGAGGAAAATTAGAATTTCAGGTAATTGATGAAGCGGTTCGTGCTATACAAGAAAATAAAATTTTAGAATCCACTTATACTTTAGGTCCCGAATTTGAACAATGCTGCGGCGGAAAAGTAGAATTAATTATTGAACCCATGAATCAATCCCCAGAATTATACTTATTTGGAGCCGGACATATAGGCGTTGCCATTTGCAATGTTTTAAAAGACACTCCTTTTGCAATTACACTTTTGGACACTCGAGAAAATTGGAGAGAAACTGTTCAAATTGACCAAACCGTTACTTACAGTGCTGTTCCTTTTGATCTTTACAAACAAACCATAAACTGGGGACCAAACTGCTACATTGTGATCTTGACTCACGACCACAAACTGGATTTTGAAATCACTGCTTTAGCATTACACCAACAAACTAAATACATTGGATTGATTGGCAGCAAAACCAAGAAAAATAAATTCAATAATTTATTGATAAACGAATTGAATTTTAGCGCTGGAATTTCTCCTGTTCATTGCCCAATCGGTTTGGATTTGGGCGGTAATTCCCCTAAAGAAATTGCCATAAGCATCGGTTCTGAATTACTGAAAGTCTATTATGGAAAATAA